One part of the Gossypium raimondii isolate GPD5lz chromosome 1, ASM2569854v1, whole genome shotgun sequence genome encodes these proteins:
- the LOC105781448 gene encoding probable WRKY transcription factor 20: MEEQKLASSSSSSSSSSSAVAAATMQHDLSGSAGSGGARYKLVAPAKLPISRSACITIPPGLSPSSFLESPVLLSDVKAEPSPTTGSLIKPQAVHASVACSTYSATTACSNAFDERNPSTFEFRPHPRSNMAPADLDPQRSEQSQQIQIQYQAVSFNSSATVKSEMAGSSNVLSLSVPVHTATSMASAHAEVDAEELNQIGNPNGGMPSGQSDHRGVGPVSSEDGYNWRKYGQKHVKGCEFPRSYYKCTHPNCEVKKLFERSHDGQITEIIYKGTHDHPKPQPSRRYSSGNIMSGQEERSDKVSSLNGRDDKSYCVYGQMAHSIEPNSTADISPVTANDDNLDEIEDDDPFSKRRKMDGGIDITPVVKPIREPRVVVQTVSEVDILDDGYRWRKYGQKVVRGNPNPRSYYKCTNAGCPVRKHVERASHDPKAVITTYEGKHNHDVPTAKTGSHDTAGAVAMCGPSRIRSEENDAISLDLGVGISSVPEHASNEHQQLHSELVQSRPQTGGSSFKFVQPTMMAYYGALNGSMNQYVSRENPSEGRGVEITPLNHSYAFPQSMGRILTGP, encoded by the exons ATGGAGGAGCAAAAATTagcatcttcttcttcttcttcatcatcttcttcttcggCTGTTGCTGCGGCTACTATGCAGCACGATCTATCGGGTTCGGCTGGTTCAGGTGGAGCTCGGTACAAGCTAGTGGCTCCAGCTAAGCTACCCATCTCAAGGTCGGCTTGTATTACGATTCCACCTGGGCTTAGTCCTTCTTCTTTCTTGGAGTCTCCAGTTCTTCTTTCTGACGTTAAG GCGGAGCCTTCACCGACTACTGGTTCTCTTATCAAGCCTCAAGCAGTACACGCCTCTGTTGCTTGTAGTACATATTCAGCAACCACTGCGTGTTCTAATGCTTTTGACGAAAGAAATCCAAGCACCTTTGAGTTTAGACCTCATCCTAGATCAAATATG GCTCCTGCAGATTTAGACCCGCAGAGAAGTGAGCAATCTCAGCAGATCCAAATTCAATATCAGGCCGTATCATTCAATTCATCAGCTACAGTTAAGAGTGAGATGGCAGGCTCCTCGAATGTATTGAGCCTTTCTGTACCCGTTCATACAGCTACTTCTATGGCTAGTGCTCATGCTGAAGTCGATGCCGAGGAATTAAACCAGATAGGTAACCCAAATGGTGGGATGCCATCTGGGCAGTCTGATCATAGAGGAGTTGGGCCTGTGTCATCTGAAGATGGATACAACTGGAGAAAGTATGGACAGAAACATGTGAAAGGATGTGAATTTCCACGCAGTTATTACAAATGTACACATCCTAATTGTGAAGTGAAAAAGCTGTTTGAGCGATCTCATGATGGACAGATTACTGAGATAATATACAAAGGTACACATGATCATCCTAAACCTCAGCCTAGCCGCCGATATTCTTCTGGTAATATCATGTCTGGCCAAGAAGAAAGATCTGACAAGGTCTCATCTTTGAATGGTAGAGATG ACAAGTCATATTGCGTTTATGGCCAGATGGCTCATAGTATTGAGCCAAATAGTACTGCAGATATATCTCCTGTCACAGCTAACGATGATAATTTAGATGAGATTGAAGATGATGATCCATTCTCGAAACGGAG GAAGATGGATGGTGGGATTGATATCACTCCTGTGGTGAAGCCAATCCGGGAACCACGTGTTGTTGTTCAGACTGTGAGTGAAGTTGATATACTGGATGATGGGTATCGTTGGCGCAAATATGGGCAAAAAGTAGTGAGAGGAAATCCTAATCCTCG GAGTTATTATAAGTGCACAAATGCTGGTTGTCCTGTTAGAAAACACGTTGAGAGGGCATCTCATGATCCGAAGGCTGTTATAACCACATACGAGGGAAAACACAATCACGATGTGCCAACTGCAAAAACTGGTAGTCATGATACAGCAGGAGCAGTAGCAATGTGTGGGCCATCAAGGATTAGATCAGAAGAAAATGATGCCATTAGCCTTGATCTTGGTGTTGGGATCAGTTCCGTTCCCGAACATGCTTCAAATGAGCATCAACAATTGCATTCTGAACTGGTCCAAAGCCGGCCACAGACTGGTGGTTCAAGTTTCAAATTTGTTCAACCAACTATGATGGCATATTACGGTGCTCTAAATGGCAGCATGAATCAGTATGTTTCTAGAGAAAATCCGAGTGAAGGCCGTGGTGTTGAAATTACACCCCTAAATCATTCTTATGCATTTCCACAGAGCATGGGAAGAATACTAACCGGTCCGTAA
- the LOC105781463 gene encoding uncharacterized protein LOC105781463: MEVSLCISPSLTPPVSLPQSKPTFTRYSNPTVKVTSIQRCKSLIRNSQRLTTKVAANIHDVSVVADPARVDITWQIVVGALAGVTPFIVAGIEFSKRIIAQRRCGECRGSGLVFRGNDYFKCPECGGFLPWQSWKRFFTG; the protein is encoded by the exons ATGGAAGTTTCTCTTTGTATTTCTCCTTCACTTACACCCCCAGTCTCACTCCCCCAATCAAAACCCACATTCACAAGGTATTCAAATCCAACGGTGAAAGTCACTTCCATCCAAAGATGCAAATCTTTGATACGAAACAGTCAACGGCTTACAACCAAGGTTGCTGCCAATATTCATGATGTTTCCGTCGTAGCTGATCCTGCTCGAGTCGATATCACTTGGCAAATTGTTGTTGGAGCTCTAG CTGGGGTTACCCCTTTTATTGTTGCAGGGATTGAATTCAGCAAAAGAATT ATTGCACAAAGAAGATGTGGTGAATGTAGGGGCTCAGGACTTGTTTTCAGGGgcaatgattattttaaatgccCTGAATGTG GTGGATTTCTTCCATGGCAGTCATGGAAAAGGTTCTTCACTGGTTAA
- the LOC105781458 gene encoding F-box protein SKIP23, whose protein sequence is MAPCRSWSELPKELISYIAKCLDTRTDVLRFRAVCCSWRASVPLPPKSPKLPMHFSLPVNDPRKPIVSAVISQTVVYRIAQPGFHAHPNRKSCFIRVEETEQENKFHLVNPFSERLIKHMPANFPKEINHLNFRVEELTKGFSIRLLKDDGSSDLHDNNFWTRKLKLASDFDSSYKAISISSGQLRRARLDTYTTDIHWCSLDTEVHYRDITNFDGKFFMVNIYGVILGMDESFYTLDEVHTSLEQKDWECERYFVESCGHLYLVVRDFLICPTLVQYNDTLDAFMTEAKDANVPVKFKVYKRIPSGDQRSRFCWVEVNDLGDRAFFVSTDCSFSFLTRDYTGCGGNCIIYVDEIDNVERLRKFEPIEADNDKEGLKQLKNGKVRLYNLADQSSAPLALFPHYLDMFWPPPTWLKWDQGPSNA, encoded by the coding sequence atggCTCCTTGTCGATCTTGGTCTGAGCTTCCAAAAGAGCTCATCTCTTACATTGCTAAGTGCCTTGACACTCGCACTGATGTTCTTCGTTTCCGAGCTGTGTGCTGCTCCTGGAGAGCTTCAGTTCCTTTGCCACCAAAATCTCCTAAACTGCCAATGCATTTCAGCTTGCCTGTTAATGATCCTAGGAAGCCTATTGTTTCCGCCGTCATTTCACAAACGGTGGTTTACCGCATTGCTCAACCAGGCTTTCATGCTCATCCCAACCGCAAAAGCTGTTTCATCAGGGTGGAAGAAACCGAGCAAGAGAACAAATTCCACCTGGTGAACCCGTTTTCTGAGCGTCTGATCAAGCACATGCCTGCCAACTTTCCCAAGGAGATAAACCATCTCAACTTCAGGGTGGAAGAATTGACCAAGGGTTTCAGTATTCGACTGCTAAAGGATGATGGTAGTTCTGATCTCCATGACAACAATTTCTGGACTCGTAAGCTCAAGCTTGCTTCGGATTTTGATTCGAGCTACAAGGCTATTTCTATCTCATCAGGGCAATTAAGACGTGCGAGGCTTGATACTTACACGACTGACATCCACTGGTGTTCGCTTGATACTGAAGTTCATTATCGTGACATCACCAACTTCGATGGAAAATTCTTCATGGTTAATATTTATGGcgttattttggggatggatgAGAGCTTTTACACCCTGGACGAGGTTCACACATCTCTGGAACAAAAGGACTGGGAATGCGAAAGGTATTTCGTGGAATCATGTGGCCATCTTTACTTGGTTGTCAGAGACTTCCTCATTTGCCCTACTCTAGTTCAATATAATGATACACTTGATGCTTTCATGACCGAAGCCAAAGATGCTAATGTGCCGGTTAAATTCAAAGTTTACAAACGGATCCCTAGTGGTGACCAGCGGAGTAGGTTTTGTTGGGTGGAGGTGAATGATTTGGGTGATCGTGCATTCTTCGTCAGCACTGATTgttccttttcctttttgacTCGAGATTACACAGGGTGTGGTGGGAACTGCATCATCTATGTTGATGAAATAGACAATGTGGAGCGTCTTAGGAAATTTGAACCTATCGAAGCAGACAACGACAAAGAGGGTCTTAAGCAATTGAAGAATGGAAAGGTCAGATTGTACAATTTAGCGGATCAATCCAGTGCACCTCTTGCATTATTCCCACACTACCTGGATATGTTCTGGCCTCCTCCAACATGGCTGAAGTGGGATCAGGGCCCTTCTAATGCCTGA
- the LOC105781454 gene encoding scarecrow-like transcription factor PAT1, with the protein MQTSQKHKITGKCIDWPVQELESYCWPPNQSLEPYQSGSDDGSNSVQHSVPNLERYCTLDSSSSMQNSSSTASFSPDGSPVSQQNYTYPLDLHSPENTCASPISGSCVIDNENDLGLMIRQLETAMLGIDSGDLDLHAIAASGRATKVSVEAERWKYMKEMIARGDLKELLCTCAKAIESNDMYMTDCLIAQLRQMVSVSGEPMQRLGAYLLEGLVARLASSGSSIYKALRCKEPASPELLSYMHILYEICPYFKFGYMSANGAIAEAMKEESRVHIIDFQIAQGSQWLTLINALAGRSRGPPSIRITGIDDPTSAFARGGGLEIVGQRLRKLAESCKVPFEFHAAAISGTEVQLENLGIQPGEAIAVNFAMMLHHMPDESVDTQNHRDRLLRLAKSLSPKVVTLVEHEANTNTAPFIPRFLETMGYFSSIFESIDVSLPREHKERINVEQHCLAREIVNIIACEGQERVERYELFGKWRSRFIMAGFTPSPLSPFVNATIKTLLQSYCDKYTLEERDGVLYLGWMDRAIIASCAWRC; encoded by the coding sequence ATGCAAACGTCtcagaaacataaaattacagGCAAGTGCATTGACTGGCCCGTGCAAGAGCTGGAGTCCTATTGTTGGCCTCCCAACCAGAGCTTAGAGCCATACCAGTCAGGTTCTGATGATGGCAGCAATAGTGTGCAACATTCAGTTCCTAACCTGGAGCGATACTGCACCCTTGATTCATCGTCCAGTATGCAGAATTCTTCTTCGACAGCCAGTTTTTCACCCGATGGCAGTCCTGTTTCGCAGCAAAACTACACTTACCCATTGGACCTTCATTCCCCGGAAAATACGTGTGCTTCACCAATAAGTGGTTCTTGTGTAATAGACAATGAAAATGACTTGGGGCTTATGATAAGACAACTGGAAACTGCTATGCTAGGCATCGATTCAGGTGATCTTGACCTTCATGCAATAGCAGCTTCTGGCAGAGCCACTAAAGTTTCCGTAGAAGCGGAGAGGTGGAAATACATGAAAGAGATGATCGCCAGAGGGGACCTGAAAGAACTGCTTTGTACTTGTGCCAAAGCTATAGAAAGTAACGATATGTATATGACTGACTGTTTGATTGCGCAATTACGTCAAATGGTGTCAGTTTCGGGTGAACCAATGCAACGACTAGGAGCCTACTTGTTGGAAGGGCTTGTTGCACGGTTGGCTTCTTCAGGAAGTTCTATTTACAAAGCCCTAAGATGCAAAGAGCCTGCCAGTCCTGAACTGCTTTCATACATGCACATCCTCTATGAAATCTGCCCGTATTTCAAGTTTGGCTATATGTCAGCAAACGGGGCAATTGCTGAAGCCATGAAAGAAGAAAGTAGAGTCCATATAATTGATTTTCAGATTGCCCAAGGAAGCCAATGGTTGACCCTAATCAATGCTCTTGCTGGTCGATCCAGAGGACCTCCAAGCATCCGTATAACAGGCATTGATGACCCTACATCAGCTTTTGCCAGAGGAGGAGGACTTGAAATAGTGGGGCAGAGACTACGCAAACTTGCTGAGTCATGTAAGGTACCCTTTGAGTTCCATGCTGCTGCTATTTCTGGCACTGAGGTTCAACTTGAAAACCTTGGTATTCAACCTGGTGAAGCCATTGCTGTAAATTTTGCCATGATGCTGCATCACATGCCAGATGAAAGTGTGGACACTCAGAACCATCGGGACAGACTGTTGAGGTTGGCCAAGAGTTTGTCCCCAAAGGTGGTGACGCTCGTTGAGCATGAAGCAAATACAAATACCGCCCCCTTCATTCCCCGTTTCCTAGAGACAATGGGTTATTTTTCGTCTATCTTTGAATCGATTGATGTTAGCCTGCCAAGAGAACACAAGGAGCGAATCAACGTTGAACAGCACTGTCTGGCCCGGGAGATTGTCAACATTATAGCATGTGAAGGGCAAGAGAGAGTGGAACGTTATGAACTTTTTGGGAAATGGAGATCAAGGTTTATTATGGCTGGCTTTACACCCTCTCCATTAAGTCCATTTGTAAATGCTACCATCAAAACTCTGCTGCAAAGCTATTGCGATAAGTATACTCTTGAAGAGAGAGATGGCGTTCTTTATCTCGGCTGGATGGATCGAGCTATAATTGCTTCTTGTGCATGGAGATGTTAA